One window of Vidua chalybeata isolate OUT-0048 chromosome 14, bVidCha1 merged haplotype, whole genome shotgun sequence genomic DNA carries:
- the PRRG3 gene encoding transmembrane gamma-carboxyglutamic acid protein 3, whose translation MAMFLGARNAHSLLKRFPRANGFLEEIRQGTIERECIEEVCSYEEVKEVFENKEKTMEFWKGYTSSVYSVKDPGHSTERSDAMYVVVPLLGVALLIVIALFIIWRCQLQKATRHRPSYAQNRYLASRTGRSLPRVMVYRERSQSQGETQYQREASSRGAGDARAGGTPQPEGTLCPPEHSVSVLSRLSSATPPPSYEEVTGHPESSSGEETSVSYNDPPPKYEEIVATAPAAAK comes from the exons TGTTCTTGGGAGCCAGGAATGCCCACTCGCTCCTGAAACGCTTTCCCAGAGCCAATGGCTTCCTGGAGGAGATCCGGCAGGGCACCATCGAGCGGGAGTGCATCGAGGAGGTCTGCAGCTATGAGGAGGTCAAGGAGGTGTTTGAGAACAAGGAGAAGACG ATGGAGTTCTGGAAAGGCTACACCAGCTCTGTGTACTCTGTCAAGGACCCCGGGCACAGCACGGAGCGCTCTGACGCTATGTACGTGGTGGTGCCCCTCTTGGGAGTGGCTCTTCTCATAGTCATCGCCCTCTTCATCATCTGGAGGTGCCAGCTGCAAAAGGCCACCCGCCACCGCCCTTCCTACGCCCAGAACCGTTACCTGGCCAGCCGGACGGGCCGCAGCCTCCCCAGGGTCATGGTGTACCGGGAGCGGTCGCAGAGCCAAGGGGAGACCCAGTACCAGCGGGAAGCCAGCAGCCGGGGGGCTGGGGATGCCAGAGCCGGGGGCACCCCCCAGCCAGAGGGCACCCTGTGCCCGCCAGAGCATTCTGTCTCCGTCCTCTCCAGACTGTCCAGTGCCACGCCCCCGCCTTCCTACGAGGAGGTGACGGGCCACCCGGAGAGCAGCAGCGGCGAGGAGACCAGCGTCTCCTACAATGACCCTCCGCCCAAGTACGAAGAGATCGTGGCCACGGCCCCTGCCGCGGCCAAATAG